One Sanguibacter keddieii DSM 10542 genomic window carries:
- a CDS encoding ABC transporter permease, with protein sequence MTKFILRRLGQSLLVLLGGSLLLYVLVINSGDPIADLRESNAKNREYLIQQRTSFMGLDQPWYSRYWDWLRGVGKCFTLNCDLGTNRNGTDVTALLGNAVSSTLRLVILATVLAIIVGILVGIMTAIRQYSGFDYVVTFMAFLFFSLPVFWVAVLLKEYGAIRFNDWIVEPTFTPVQIVITALVIGIVLQGVLGGRLKRRLLTAGVAIVFVVAAMFYFSAVEWFRRPALGIGVVTLVAAAFAVGLTVLIVGLSNRRVLYAGLTTVAVGVVAYFVTAPILEDPSWTILVVLGLVTVVVGAVVGWFWGGESRRLAMSISISTAVMMGILTVADYAVSNWSSLLRLKPRPISTIGSETPNLVGTFWDGFLDKGTQLILPTIVLTLISVASYTRYTRSSMLEVMNQDYVRTARSKGLSERVVIVKHAFRNALIPITTIVAFDFAGLIGGAVITEQVFGWKGMGELFQTGLKQVDPAPVMAFFLVTGTAAIIMNLLADLAYSALDPRIRR encoded by the coding sequence GTGACCAAGTTCATCCTGCGTCGACTAGGACAGTCACTCCTCGTCCTGCTCGGCGGCTCACTCCTGCTCTACGTCCTGGTGATCAACTCCGGTGACCCCATCGCTGATCTCCGCGAGAGCAACGCGAAGAACCGCGAATACCTCATCCAGCAGCGCACCTCCTTCATGGGCCTCGACCAGCCCTGGTACTCGCGCTACTGGGACTGGCTCCGCGGTGTCGGCAAGTGCTTCACCCTCAACTGCGACCTCGGGACCAACCGCAACGGCACCGACGTCACCGCCCTCCTGGGCAACGCGGTCAGCTCGACCCTCCGGCTCGTGATCCTCGCAACGGTGCTCGCGATCATCGTCGGAATCCTCGTCGGCATCATGACCGCCATCCGCCAGTACTCGGGGTTCGACTACGTCGTGACCTTCATGGCCTTCCTCTTCTTCTCGCTCCCGGTGTTCTGGGTCGCGGTGCTCCTCAAGGAGTACGGCGCCATCAGGTTCAACGACTGGATCGTCGAACCGACCTTCACACCGGTGCAGATCGTCATCACAGCACTCGTGATCGGCATCGTGCTCCAGGGCGTGCTGGGCGGCAGGCTCAAGCGGCGGCTCCTCACCGCTGGCGTCGCGATCGTCTTCGTGGTCGCGGCGATGTTCTACTTCTCCGCCGTCGAGTGGTTCCGTCGACCGGCCCTCGGCATCGGCGTGGTGACCCTCGTCGCGGCGGCCTTCGCCGTCGGCCTCACGGTCCTCATCGTCGGGCTGAGCAACCGCCGGGTCCTCTACGCGGGCCTCACGACCGTCGCGGTCGGCGTCGTCGCCTACTTCGTCACCGCACCGATCCTGGAGGACCCGAGCTGGACCATCCTCGTGGTCCTCGGCCTCGTGACCGTCGTCGTCGGTGCCGTCGTCGGGTGGTTCTGGGGCGGCGAGTCCCGCCGTCTGGCCATGAGCATCTCGATCTCGACCGCCGTGATGATGGGCATCCTCACCGTCGCCGACTACGCGGTCTCGAACTGGAGCAGCCTGCTGCGCCTCAAGCCCCGCCCGATCTCGACGATCGGCTCCGAGACGCCGAACCTCGTCGGGACGTTCTGGGACGGGTTCCTCGACAAGGGGACGCAGCTCATCCTGCCGACCATCGTGCTGACTCTCATCTCGGTCGCCTCGTACACCCGGTACACGCGGTCCTCGATGCTCGAGGTGATGAACCAGGACTACGTCCGCACGGCGCGGTCCAAGGGCCTGTCCGAGCGTGTGGTGATCGTCAAGCACGCCTTCCGCAACGCGCTCATCCCGATCACCACGATCGTGGCCTTCGACTTCGCCGGCCTCATCGGCGGTGCGGTCATCACCGAGCAGGTCTTCGGCTGGAAGGGCATGGGAGAGCTCTTCCAGACGGGCCTCAAGCAGGTCGACCCGGCGCCCGTGATGGCGTTCTTCCTGGTGACCGGCACCGCCGCGATCATCATGAACCTCCTCGCCGACCTCGCGTACTCGGCCCTCGACCCGCGGATCAGGAGGTGA
- a CDS encoding ABC transporter family substrate-binding protein, whose product MKIRRTHATVAMLAVGALVLSGCTSSDDGGDDSPSATATTGTGGSSEPTSAGKEDLGEVTTASDSISYSLGGEEWLGYNGNTPETYSTYNSVVNDRIFGSFMYFGTDGTIYQDENYGTFTLTSEDPMSVEYTLNDAAVWSDGTPIAYEDYLLDWATQAITDGTDADGNPVPLFNSVSGLEFGGRVLDGPQGEIGGKTFTYDYEAPYPDYQLQVTGAFPAHVAAEQGGLTIEELVEAIKAKDVETLRPVAEFWNTGWLSPNPGTLPDEAIAPSSGPYKLESWSAGQSITLVANENYWGTPPATETLVYRFVAPEAQVQALQNGDLNVIEPQATVDTVAQLEAIGDSVTLETGQSLTWEHLDFNFNNGVFADNLALREAFAMCVPRQQIVDNLVKPVDPEAVVMNAREVFPFQDRYSELLETSYDGRYDEVDIDGAKAKIEEAGVTGPIDVRIGYSAPNQRRTEQVALIKSSCDEAGFNVTDAGNQDFFAPGGTLERGDYEVALFAWAGSGQIVSGQNIYSSTGAQNYGGFSNAEVDAAWQALASTLDEDEQFTQIKTIEKLLWDNLYGIPVFAHPGVSAFDSTISNVRRTATQNTVAWNAEQWVRAS is encoded by the coding sequence TTGAAGATCAGGCGCACTCACGCCACGGTCGCCATGCTCGCCGTGGGAGCACTCGTGCTCTCGGGCTGCACGTCGTCCGACGACGGCGGAGACGACTCGCCCAGCGCGACGGCCACCACCGGGACCGGCGGCTCCTCCGAGCCGACCAGCGCCGGCAAGGAGGACCTCGGCGAGGTCACGACCGCCAGCGACTCCATCTCGTACAGCCTCGGTGGCGAGGAGTGGCTCGGGTACAACGGCAACACGCCGGAGACGTACTCGACCTACAACTCGGTGGTCAACGACCGCATCTTCGGCAGCTTCATGTACTTCGGTACGGACGGCACCATCTACCAGGACGAGAACTACGGGACCTTCACCCTCACGTCCGAGGACCCCATGTCGGTCGAGTACACGCTCAACGACGCGGCGGTCTGGTCTGACGGCACCCCGATCGCCTACGAGGACTACCTCCTCGACTGGGCCACGCAGGCCATCACCGACGGCACCGACGCCGACGGCAACCCGGTCCCGCTGTTCAACAGCGTCTCGGGCCTCGAGTTCGGCGGGCGTGTCCTCGACGGCCCGCAGGGCGAGATCGGCGGCAAGACCTTCACGTACGACTACGAGGCTCCGTACCCCGACTACCAGCTCCAGGTCACGGGCGCGTTCCCCGCGCACGTCGCCGCCGAGCAGGGTGGCCTGACCATCGAAGAGCTCGTCGAGGCCATCAAGGCGAAGGACGTCGAGACCCTCCGCCCGGTCGCCGAGTTCTGGAACACCGGATGGCTCTCCCCGAACCCCGGCACCCTCCCGGACGAGGCGATCGCCCCGTCCTCCGGCCCGTACAAGCTGGAGTCGTGGAGCGCCGGCCAGTCGATCACCCTCGTCGCGAACGAGAACTACTGGGGCACCCCGCCTGCGACCGAGACCCTCGTCTACCGCTTCGTGGCCCCCGAGGCCCAGGTGCAGGCGCTGCAGAACGGTGACCTCAACGTCATCGAGCCGCAGGCCACCGTCGACACCGTCGCGCAGCTCGAGGCCATCGGCGACTCGGTCACCCTCGAGACCGGGCAGTCGCTCACCTGGGAGCACCTGGACTTCAACTTCAACAACGGTGTCTTCGCGGACAACCTCGCGCTGCGTGAGGCCTTCGCCATGTGCGTGCCGCGCCAGCAGATCGTCGACAACCTGGTCAAGCCCGTCGACCCCGAGGCTGTCGTCATGAACGCCCGCGAGGTCTTCCCGTTCCAGGACCGCTACTCCGAGCTCCTCGAGACGTCCTACGACGGCCGCTACGACGAGGTCGACATCGACGGTGCCAAGGCCAAGATCGAGGAGGCCGGCGTGACCGGCCCGATCGACGTCCGCATCGGCTACTCGGCTCCGAACCAGCGTCGCACCGAGCAGGTCGCGCTCATCAAGTCCAGCTGCGACGAGGCCGGCTTCAACGTCACCGACGCGGGCAACCAGGACTTCTTCGCGCCGGGCGGCACGCTCGAGCGCGGTGACTACGAGGTCGCCCTCTTCGCCTGGGCCGGATCGGGCCAGATCGTCTCCGGTCAGAACATCTACTCCTCGACCGGAGCCCAGAACTACGGTGGCTTCTCCAACGCCGAGGTCGACGCGGCGTGGCAGGCACTCGCCTCCACCCTCGACGAGGACGAGCAGTTCACCCAGATCAAGACCATCGAGAAGCTGCTGTGGGACAACCTCTACGGCATCCCGGTCTTCGCGCACCCTGGTGTGAGCGCCTTCGACTCGACGATCTCGAACGTCCGTCGGACCGCCACGCAGAACACCGTCGCGTGGAACGCGGAGCAGTGGGTCCGCGCATCCTGA
- a CDS encoding GTP pyrophosphokinase has translation MSAGTHQAGSVPPQRSVVPAPPPLPLGGLTSEQRAALSTARDELTRFVMAYQFGMEEMLTKVNILKDEFHYVHDYNPIEHVSSRLKSPEGILTKALRKGCPLRVDAIREQIFDIAGIRITCSFIADTYTIRDMLMAQEDVTVVEVKDYIAEPKGNGYKSLHLIVQVPVYLSDRVERVNVEIQIRTIAMDFWASLEHKIYYKYDGDVPQTLLDELRDAADAANRLDVKMERLHQEVSTLHQEQPATSTDGAQPDGTLESVPAELLRSLFQQIGRETGT, from the coding sequence ATGAGCGCCGGAACCCACCAGGCAGGATCCGTCCCCCCGCAGCGCAGCGTGGTCCCGGCGCCACCGCCGCTCCCCCTCGGCGGCCTCACCTCCGAGCAGCGCGCCGCGCTCTCCACGGCACGCGACGAGCTCACGCGGTTCGTCATGGCGTACCAGTTCGGCATGGAGGAGATGCTGACCAAGGTCAACATCCTCAAGGACGAGTTCCACTACGTGCACGACTACAACCCCATCGAGCACGTGAGCTCGCGCCTGAAGTCGCCCGAGGGGATCCTCACCAAGGCGCTGCGCAAGGGCTGCCCGTTGCGCGTCGACGCGATCCGCGAGCAGATCTTCGACATCGCCGGCATCCGGATCACGTGCAGCTTCATCGCCGACACCTACACGATCCGCGACATGCTCATGGCGCAGGAGGACGTGACGGTCGTCGAGGTCAAGGACTACATCGCCGAGCCCAAGGGCAACGGCTACAAGAGCCTGCACCTCATCGTCCAGGTGCCCGTGTACCTCTCCGACCGCGTCGAGCGCGTCAACGTCGAGATCCAGATCCGCACCATCGCCATGGACTTCTGGGCGAGCCTCGAGCACAAGATCTACTACAAGTACGACGGCGACGTCCCCCAGACTCTCCTCGACGAGCTCCGCGACGCCGCCGACGCCGCCAACCGGCTCGACGTGAAGATGGAGCGGCTGCACCAGGAGGTGAGCACGCTGCACCAGGAGCAGCCGGCCACGAGCACCGACGGCGCCCAGCCCGACGGGACCCTCGAGTCCGTGCCCGCCGAGCTGCTGCGGTCGCTGTTCCAGCAGATCGGGCGCGAGACCGGCACGTAG
- a CDS encoding cryptochrome/photolyase family protein encodes MTDGPHLRLVLPHQLFAEHLQVHPGTVVVVVEHDLLYRQYAFHSHKLVLHRASTARFAQTLRDHGLEVHVLTSDAHRSSRDQLAGLVRSLAPTRVTWFDVVDDWMEQDLAAALADGGYAVQVADVLESPGFLTDRDQIDGWFQGDQARMQDFYVWQRRRLGILLDGSGPRGGRWSFDEDNRKRLPRGHEPPRVGLFAGHPALARDDVFDLDALMGDEEPGGEAPRDPEVDRAIAWVAAEFPDAPGDPHLFAWPTSAAEARAHLAEFVRDRLRDFGPYEDAISAQHPFVAHSLLTASLNVGLLDPREVVQAVLDDAGPDTPLASVEGFVRQVIGWREYMRATYRVHGRRMRTSNRLDHQNRLGDGWRDATTGLAPVDLVVSRVLTTGYAHHIERLMVLGSAMCLLRVHPDEVYEWFTAMFVDAYDWVMVPNVYAMSQFAAGDAVTTKPYVSGSAYLRKMSDLPAGEWTCDWDALYWAFVEDHREVLEGNSRTQMSVELLDRADPAVRDGRRGRADALLHPGSGSRLVRVLPPR; translated from the coding sequence GTGACGGACGGACCGCACCTGCGCCTGGTGCTCCCGCACCAGCTCTTCGCCGAGCACCTCCAGGTCCACCCCGGCACCGTGGTCGTCGTGGTCGAGCACGACCTCCTCTACCGTCAGTACGCCTTCCACTCCCACAAGCTCGTGCTCCACCGGGCCTCCACGGCGCGCTTCGCCCAGACGCTGCGCGACCACGGCCTCGAGGTCCACGTCCTGACCAGCGACGCGCACCGCAGCTCCCGCGACCAGCTGGCAGGTCTCGTCCGGTCCCTGGCGCCGACCCGGGTCACCTGGTTCGACGTGGTCGACGACTGGATGGAGCAGGACCTCGCCGCGGCGCTCGCGGACGGCGGGTACGCGGTCCAGGTGGCCGACGTGCTCGAGTCGCCCGGCTTCCTGACGGACCGCGACCAGATCGACGGCTGGTTCCAGGGGGACCAGGCACGGATGCAGGACTTCTACGTGTGGCAGCGCCGTCGTCTCGGCATCCTCCTCGACGGCTCCGGGCCCCGGGGCGGTCGGTGGTCATTCGACGAGGACAACCGCAAGAGGCTGCCGCGGGGGCACGAGCCACCGCGGGTCGGGCTGTTCGCCGGCCACCCCGCCCTCGCGCGGGACGACGTCTTCGACCTCGACGCCCTCATGGGGGACGAGGAGCCCGGGGGCGAGGCTCCCCGCGACCCCGAGGTGGACCGCGCGATCGCCTGGGTCGCCGCGGAGTTCCCGGACGCACCGGGAGACCCGCACCTGTTCGCCTGGCCCACCTCTGCGGCCGAGGCGCGGGCGCACCTCGCAGAGTTCGTGCGCGACCGGCTGCGGGACTTCGGCCCCTACGAGGACGCGATCTCGGCGCAGCACCCCTTCGTGGCGCACAGCCTCCTCACCGCCTCGCTCAACGTCGGGCTGCTCGACCCCCGCGAGGTGGTGCAGGCGGTGCTCGACGACGCGGGGCCCGACACGCCGCTGGCCTCGGTCGAGGGCTTCGTCCGGCAGGTGATCGGGTGGCGGGAGTACATGCGCGCCACGTACCGCGTCCACGGTCGACGGATGCGGACGTCGAACCGGCTCGACCACCAGAACAGGCTCGGGGACGGCTGGAGGGACGCGACGACCGGGCTGGCTCCCGTCGACCTCGTGGTCTCGCGGGTGCTCACGACCGGGTACGCCCACCACATCGAGCGGCTCATGGTCCTCGGCAGCGCCATGTGCCTGCTGCGCGTGCACCCCGACGAGGTCTACGAGTGGTTCACGGCCATGTTCGTCGACGCCTACGACTGGGTCATGGTCCCCAACGTCTACGCCATGAGCCAGTTCGCCGCAGGCGACGCGGTCACTACCAAGCCCTACGTCTCGGGCAGCGCCTATCTGCGGAAGATGTCCGACCTGCCCGCGGGGGAGTGGACCTGCGACTGGGACGCCCTCTACTGGGCTTTCGTCGAGGACCACCGCGAGGTCCTCGAGGGCAACAGTCGCACCCAGATGTCCGTCGAGCTCCTCGACCGTGCCGACCCTGCCGTGCGAGACGGGCGTCGCGGCCGAGCCGACGCGCTGCTCCACCCGGGCAGCGGATCGAGGCTTGTCCGGGTGCTGCCGCCTCGGTGA
- a CDS encoding NAD(P)/FAD-dependent oxidoreductase produces MDTDVIVIGAGLAGLQCARRVERSGRSVVVLEAGDAVGGRVRTDRVDGFLCDRGFQVLNPAYPAVRDWVDVRSLRLQRFGVGAVVRDGDTTTTLAHPVRHPQHALETIRSHHTPPSDVVALARWLGPTLLRPKTVFRPGQDQTLHASFDDAGLTGRLRTDLLDTFLAGVLADSSGTASAGYVRLLMRIFALGAPGLPQEGMQALPDQLAAWITGPVRLRTAARTVRETPGGVEVTTDQGTVRSRAVVVAVGPQDVSELTDLPTPVTHGLTTWWFRATELPLAGRFLLLDASRPGGGPAGPVWNTAVISEAAPSYAPPGEHLVQATTLLDRPDGQATEADVLRDLARLYRTSTVGWEVLAHHVVPHTLPAQPPPLHDRRPRWTADRVLVAGDHQGTGSIQGALVSGDRAGRAVAAALAA; encoded by the coding sequence ATGGACACCGACGTCATCGTCATCGGCGCAGGACTCGCCGGGCTGCAGTGCGCCCGCCGGGTCGAGCGCAGCGGCCGCAGCGTGGTCGTGCTCGAGGCGGGCGACGCCGTCGGCGGTCGCGTGCGCACCGACCGCGTCGACGGCTTCCTCTGCGACCGCGGGTTCCAGGTGCTCAACCCGGCCTACCCGGCGGTCCGCGACTGGGTCGACGTGCGGTCCCTCCGGCTCCAGCGCTTCGGTGTGGGCGCCGTCGTCCGCGACGGCGACACCACGACGACGCTCGCCCACCCGGTCCGTCACCCGCAGCACGCTCTCGAGACGATCCGCAGCCACCACACCCCGCCCTCGGACGTGGTCGCGCTCGCCCGCTGGCTGGGCCCGACCCTGCTCCGCCCCAAGACCGTGTTCCGGCCCGGGCAGGACCAGACGCTCCACGCGTCCTTCGACGACGCCGGGCTCACCGGCCGGCTGCGGACCGACCTGCTCGACACCTTCCTCGCGGGCGTCCTCGCCGACAGCAGCGGGACCGCCTCGGCCGGGTACGTGCGTCTGCTGATGCGCATCTTCGCTCTCGGCGCCCCGGGACTGCCGCAGGAGGGCATGCAGGCGCTGCCCGACCAGCTCGCCGCCTGGATCACCGGACCCGTCCGTCTGCGCACCGCCGCACGCACCGTGAGAGAGACACCGGGCGGCGTCGAGGTCACCACGGACCAGGGCACCGTGCGCAGCCGAGCCGTCGTCGTGGCCGTCGGCCCCCAGGACGTCTCGGAGCTCACCGACCTCCCCACCCCGGTCACCCACGGCCTCACCACCTGGTGGTTCCGGGCGACCGAGCTCCCGCTCGCCGGCCGCTTCCTGCTGCTCGACGCCTCACGACCCGGCGGTGGCCCCGCCGGTCCGGTGTGGAACACCGCCGTCATCTCCGAGGCCGCGCCCTCCTACGCCCCGCCCGGCGAGCACCTCGTCCAGGCCACCACCCTGCTCGACCGACCCGACGGACAGGCCACCGAGGCCGACGTGCTCCGCGACCTCGCACGCCTCTACCGCACCTCCACCGTCGGCTGGGAGGTGCTCGCCCACCACGTCGTACCGCACACCCTCCCCGCGCAGCCCCCACCGCTGCACGACCGTCGCCCACGGTGGACCGCAGACCGGGTGCTCGTCGCCGGGGACCACCAGGGCACCGGGTCGATCCAGGGCGCGCTCGTCTCGGGCGACCGCGCCGGACGCGCCGTCGCCGCAGCGCTCGCCGCGTGA
- a CDS encoding D-glucuronyl C5-epimerase family protein, with translation MHDSRGAAVRRRGTIHPSLTSALVALGLLAAPVLTSCTTEPDVVEAVSCVDGPGLSPAPGVAGPVAGFGVSGLRPGPVTPDYYAVTERTLVDLDDPAVDDDGALVSEATHGRGPDYHPVALAQYGLATLGSYELTGDPEYLRRALATATRLLDGATTADDGALWFAYPFEYSMHGDESMTLEAPWYSGMAQGQGLSLFTRLADQTGDPLWADAAEQTFRTFEVEGPADGDASTPWFVHVDASGCLWFEEYVGSVEPVQVVNGHIYATFGLYDYARLTDDEAAVELFDGAATTVLHSFGAYRARGDVSYYCAGQYCKDREWQPGSYHRGVVRQVETLALMTSDRAFLDRAVILRADYEASGSTD, from the coding sequence GTGCACGACAGCCGGGGGGCAGCAGTGCGTCGTCGAGGAACCATCCATCCGTCACTCACCAGCGCGCTCGTCGCGCTCGGGCTCCTCGCGGCGCCGGTCTTGACGTCCTGCACGACGGAGCCTGACGTCGTCGAGGCGGTCTCGTGCGTCGACGGGCCCGGGCTCTCTCCGGCGCCGGGCGTCGCGGGCCCGGTCGCGGGCTTCGGCGTGAGCGGTCTGCGCCCAGGTCCCGTCACGCCGGACTACTACGCGGTGACCGAGCGGACCCTCGTCGACCTCGACGACCCCGCGGTCGACGACGACGGGGCGCTGGTCAGCGAGGCGACGCACGGGCGGGGTCCCGACTACCACCCGGTGGCGCTCGCGCAGTACGGGCTCGCCACGCTCGGCTCCTACGAGCTCACGGGGGATCCCGAGTACCTCCGCCGGGCGCTGGCGACGGCCACCCGGCTCCTCGACGGGGCGACCACCGCCGACGACGGCGCTCTCTGGTTCGCCTACCCCTTCGAGTACTCGATGCACGGCGACGAGAGCATGACGCTCGAGGCCCCCTGGTACTCCGGGATGGCCCAGGGGCAGGGGCTCTCGCTCTTCACGAGGCTCGCCGACCAGACCGGCGACCCGCTGTGGGCGGACGCCGCCGAGCAGACCTTCCGGACCTTCGAGGTCGAGGGACCCGCCGACGGCGACGCCTCGACGCCGTGGTTCGTGCACGTCGACGCGTCCGGGTGCCTGTGGTTCGAGGAGTACGTCGGGTCGGTCGAGCCCGTCCAGGTGGTCAACGGCCACATCTACGCGACCTTCGGCCTCTACGACTACGCACGCCTCACCGACGACGAGGCGGCCGTCGAGCTGTTCGACGGCGCCGCCACGACCGTCCTGCACTCCTTCGGGGCGTACCGCGCCCGCGGCGACGTCTCGTACTACTGCGCGGGCCAGTACTGCAAGGACCGGGAGTGGCAGCCGGGCAGCTACCACCGTGGCGTCGTGCGCCAGGTGGAGACCCTCGCCCTCATGACCTCTGACCGTGCGTTCCTCGACCGCGCGGTGATCCTGCGCGCGGACTACGAGGCCTCGGGCTCGACCGACTAG